In one window of Arachis ipaensis cultivar K30076 chromosome B06, Araip1.1, whole genome shotgun sequence DNA:
- the LOC107647018 gene encoding uncharacterized protein LOC107647018 has product MANVVMVRKTNGKWWISVDYINMNKACPKYTFLLPNIDGLVDATFGHQYLSFMDAYFGYNKIAMHKPNKEKIGFITLEETYCYTVMRIKLKNSGATYQRLMIKIFKNLTGIKLKVYIDNILAKIEAGEDLTDDLQIIFETLRKHQM; this is encoded by the coding sequence ATGGCAAACGTCGTCATGGTCAGAAAGACAAATGGAAAATGGTGGATCTCCGTTGACTACATCAACATGAACAAAGCATGTCCAAAATACACTTTCCTCCTGCCAAATATTGACGGCCTGGTAGACGCTACTTTTGGGCACCaatacctcagcttcatggatgcatatttTGGATACAACAAGATAGCCATGCATAAACCCAACAAGGAGAAAATAGGCTTCATTACTCTTGAAGAAACGTACTGCTACACAGTCATGCGGATCAAACTAAAAAATTCAGGGGCCACGTACCAAAGACTCATGATAAAGATCTTCAAAAATCTCACGGGGATAAAGCTTAAGGTATACATAGACAATATACTCGCAAAAATAGAAGCAGGAGAGGACCTAACTGATGACCTCCAAATCATATTTGAAACCCTTAGGAAACATCAAATGTGA